The Corticium candelabrum chromosome 18, ooCorCand1.1, whole genome shotgun sequence genome includes a region encoding these proteins:
- the LOC134193570 gene encoding transcription factor GATA-3-like, translating into MDTGGYRGVYRFASCSFESGIPFGCSKAEQHWPVRSSAWTHAGATTSAYGCSTAPSLRPAPTDSTRSSMEHSVPVTPTTPSQASPAFPLTPQQQAPRSFQPWMTDAPMSSSFAPPLLSSPWYTPAPAAALGHSQPAFETSSAYQPSFLAERRPTVSVSTHFSLPPTPPKESATEDVSKSPDYVFQFNRESFRPPRDYTTDAHTTNIGPALPSLPRPYPFPPPLTSMVPSAFTHLANSARPDVVDGKSKIRIVNDNRECSNCKANETPLWRRDTAGKYLCNACGIYHKLNGAHRPTEKPRRKLSNARRTDLVCSNCSTTVTTLWRRNEQGDPVCNPCGLYFKLHKVNRPLSLKKDTIQPRNRKKNKKSDGSHIGVGKKTDIPPVVDISSSFPMAHIPVAPPNVLIGPMYAGLTNSFHSYD; encoded by the exons ATGGATACAGGAGGATATCGTGGTGTATACCGCTTTGCTAGCTGTTCGTTCGAGTCGGGGATACCATTTGGATGCTCCAAAGCCGAGCAGCATTGGCCTGTTCGCTCTTCCGCTTGGACCCACGCCGGCGCCACGACGTCAGCGTATGGCTGCAGCACGGCGCCTAGTCTGAGACCAGCGCCTACAGACTCTACACGCAGCTCGATGGAGCACAGCGTCCCTGTGACGCCAACTACTCCCTCCCAGGCGTCTCCTGCATTTCCCCTGACGCCGCAGCAACAGGCGCCAAGGTCATTTCAGCCATGGATGACAGATGCCCCTATGTCGTCTTCGTTTGCACCGCCTTTGTTATCTTCACCATGGTACACGCCTGCGCCTGCTGCGGCTCTCGGTCATAGCCAACCGGCGTTTGAAACGTCTTCCGCTTACCAGCCATCGTTCCTTGCTGAACGTCGCCCGACGGTGTCGGTGTCGACGCATTTCTCTCTGCCGCCAACGCCGCCGAAGGAAAGTGCGACGGAAGATGTGAGCAAATCGCCAGACTATGTATTTCAATTCAACAGGGAGTCGTTTCGGCCGCCGAGAGATTACACGACCGACGCTCATACAACAAACATCGGTCCGGCATTGCCGAGTCTTCCCAGACCTTATCCATTTCCGCCACCTCTCACCAGTATGGTACCTTCAGCATTCACTCATTTAGCAAACAGTGCTCGACCGGACGTCGTTGACGGGAAATCTAAAATACGGATTGTAAACG ATAACAGAGAATGCAGTAATTGTAAGGCAAATGAGACTCCATTGTGGCGAAGAGACACTGCTGGCAAGTACCTTTGCAACGCCTGTGGAATATACCACAAACTAAACGGCGCGCACAGACCTACTGAGAAGCCCAGACGCAAGCTG AGCAATGCTAGACGCACAGATCTGGTCTGTTCCAACTGCTCGACAACTGTAACAACGTTGTGGAGGCGCAATGAACAAGGAGACCCTGTTTGCAATCCGTGCGGCCTTTACTTCAAGTTGCACAAA GTAAATCGTCcgttgagcttgaagaaaGACACAATCCAACCTCGCAACAGGAAGAAAAACAAGAAGTCTGATGGCTCCCACATTGGTGTTGGAAAGAAGACTGATATTCCTCCTGTAGTCGACATTTCCTCATCTTTTCCAATGGCTCACATTCCAGTTGCTCCGCCCAACGTACTGATTGGACCTATGTATGCTGGCCTAACTAACTCGTTTCACTCTTATGATTAG